Proteins from a genomic interval of Macrobrachium nipponense isolate FS-2020 chromosome 28, ASM1510439v2, whole genome shotgun sequence:
- the LOC135201192 gene encoding uncharacterized protein LOC135201192, whose protein sequence is MTGGSKSESTPTEHNAVAKEIMLSVSFGDDVSPMSWQSFSSHFSLVKQANLLRGVPSWRDAGYRALMLRLQFRGPTANYVEQQALQDPEWGKDDVAIMDRLAQRILTADAIEVRILRFEESIQLQGESLSDYMTRLQLLAGQAFAKEPADIVRKRVVWRFLSGLHDADVRSQLIREKWMESEETAKSYDEVVKIALAALSTKRATKATGPRNPSVHVNKIEGTSNVCLMEDTPETMEVVTSGEEIGELEPSVVGYDGNHSLLSSIEGKRGNFIVGESLTFEQKEEMDKVLHEFKNVFYNGGSLPLVQVGVEHTIRVNPDSAPIANRPRRLSPALEAEVKKELSKLQDMGVIKKSCSPWAAPIVCARRADGSLRLAIDYRGVNSVSQPATLHPIPVVEDLLDRLGQAKYFSVLDAKSGYHQMPLRKEDCEVSAFVVPWGQFEWHGRTPFGLKGAGYTFQRMMATILSDCNYTDALCYLDDILVWGSTWKEHIARLRNVLSRIRDAGLALAPNKCKFGVREVEYLGSVVGDGMLRISEQRVHQLRDLPRPLTVRQLRQAIGAFSYVQKWIPGMSQTAKPLCKYYDYIYSHMSSSMDSGSTSRGDSKKETCKDEDYQPGSLDNAAIAERFVREKVEKIEKTIKVARNKTAMAQQIRSNQRKSYGKAFKVGDLVRLKLSTAERRRCGGGKLAP, encoded by the exons ATGACTGGTGGCAGCAAGTCAGAATCCACGCCTACCGAACATAACGCTGTTGCAAAGGAGATTATGCTGAGTGTGTCTTTTGGGGATGATGTGTCTCCAATGTCTTGGCAGTCCTTTTCATCGCATTTCTCTTTGGTCAAGCAAGCAAACTTACTACGAGGGGTACCGTCTTGGCGCGACGCAGGATATCGGGCCCTCATGCTGAGATTACAATTTAGGGGACCAACAGCCAACTATGTGGAGCAACAGGCGTTACAGGACCCTGAGTGGGGTAAGGACGATGTTGCAATTATGGACAGACTTGCGCAGCGTATTCTCACGGCGGATGCAATTGAAGTAAGGATTCTGAGGTTTGAGGAATCTATACAGTTGCAGGGTGAGAGTCTGAGTGATTATATGACTCGTTTGCAACTGTTGGCAGGTCAAGCATTTGCTAAAGAACCAGCTGATATTGTACGGAAGCGTGTTGTATGGCGATTTCTCTCTGGGTTGCACGATGCAGATGTTCGATCCCAATTGATTAGAGAGAAGTGGATGGAGTCAGAGGAGACTGCCAAGTCGTATGATGAGGTGGTGAAAATTGCATTGGCAGCATTGTCTACTAAACGAGCAACTAAAGCAACAGGACCTAGGAATCCCAGTGtccatgtgaataaaattgaggGTACGTCCAATGTTTGTTTGATGGAGGACACACCGGAAACTATGGAGGTTGTAACT AGTGGAGAGGAGATTGGGGAACTAGAGCCCAGTGTGGTAGGATATGATGGCAACCATAGCCTTTTAAGTTCAATTGAGGGGAAAAGAGGAAATTTCATCGTTGGAGAGTCTCttacttttgagcagaaagaggaaATGGACAAGGTACTTCATGAGTTCAAGAATGTTTTCTATAATGGAGGCTCACTGCCGCTGGTACAGGTAGGGGTGGAGCACACAATCAGAGTTAACCCAGATTCAGCACCAATAGCAAATAGACCGCGGCGGTTGTCACCTGCTTTGGAGGCAGAAGTCAAGAAGGAGCTAAGCAAACTTCAGGATATGGGTGTAATAAAGAAATCATGTAGCCCTTGGGCAGCTCCTATTGTTTGCGCTCGTCGAGCTGATGGAAGCCTTCGGTTGGCTATTGATTATAGGGGAGTAAATAGCGTGTCCCAGCCAGCAACATTGCATCCAATTCCTGTGGTCGAGGATCTTCTTGATAGACTTGGTCAGGCAAAATACTTTTCAGTGCTTGATGCAAAGTCTGGATACCATCAGATGCCTCTTCGGAAGGAGGATTGTGAGGTCTCGGCCTTTGTAGTCCCATGGGGGCAGTTTGAATGGCATGGTAGAACTCCTTTTGGTCTGAAAGGGGCAGGTTATACGTTTCAACGGATGATGGCTACAATACTCAGTGATTGCAACTATACGGATGCATTGTGTTATCTCGACGACATACTGGTCTGGGGTTCAACATGGAAAGAACACATAGCAAGGCTCAGAAATGTGTTGAGCAGGATTCGTGATGCTGGTCTTGCGCTAGCCCCGAATAAGTGTAAATTTGGGGTGCGTGAAGTGGAGTATCTGGGTTCCGTGGTTGGTGATGGCATGCTTCGCATTAGTGAGCAAAGAGTTCATCAACTGAGGGATCTTCCTAGGCCTTTGACTGTCAGGCAGTTGCGTCAGGCCATTGGGGCATTTTCTTATGTGCAAAAATGGATTCCAGGGATGTCACAGACTGCTAAGCCCCT CTGTAAATACTACGACTACATTTACTCCCACATGAGCTCGTCTATGGACTCCGGCTCGACGTCCAGAGGAGATTCTAAAAAGGAAACTTGCAAAGATGAGGATTATCAACCGGGCTCTTTGGATAATGCAGCAATCGCAGAAAGATTTGTGAGAGAGAAAGTAGAGAAAATTGAGAAAACTATTAAGGTCGCACGGAACAAGACTGCAATGGCACAACAGATTAGGAGTAACCAGCGGAAGTCTTACGGCAAAGCTTTCAAAGTTGGAGATTTGGTTCGATTGAAGTTATCGACAGCTGAGAGACGCCGTTGTGGAGGTGGTAAACTTGCACCATAG